CGCGACCGCGGCCGCGACGATCTGCTCGGGCGTCAGGCGGATGCCCTGGTAGACGACCTCGAAGCCGGCGTCACGCGCACGGACCGCGACCTGCTCGGCGCCGTTGGAGTGACCGTCGAGGCCCGGCTTGCCGACGAGGAAGCGCAGGCGACCGCCGAGCTCGTCACCGGTCTCCTTCACGCGGTTGCGGACGGCGGTGAGCGCCTCGCCGGCCTCCTGGACACCGACGGCGCCGGAGACACCGGTGGGGGCGCGGAACTCGCCGAAGACCTCGCGCAGGGTGCCGGCCCACTCACCGGTGGTCGCACCGGCGCGAGCAGCAGCCAGCGTGGCCTGCATGAGGTTCTCGTCGGTCTTGGCCGTGGCGGCAAGGTTGGCGAGCGCCTCGGCGACGGCCTTCTCGTCGCGCTGGGCCTTCCAGGCCTCCAGCGACGCGATGGCCGCCTCCTCCGCCTTCGGGTCGGCGGTCATGATCGCCTCGTCGAGGTTGGCGGTCAGCGGCGACGGCTCGGTGGTCTCGAACTTGTTGACGCCGACGATGATCTCCTCGCCGGCCTCGATCTTCGCGCGACGCGCTGCGTGCGAGGAGACGAGCGCGGACTTCATGTAGCCCGACTCGACGGCGGGGATCGCGCCGCCCATCGCCTGCACGCGGTCCATCTCGGCCTTCGCGCCCTCGATGAGCTCGTTGACCTTCGCCTCGATGACGACGGAGCCGTCGAAGATGTCGCCGTACTCGAGCAGGTCGGACTCGAAGGCGAGGACCTGCTGGAGGCGCAGCGACCACTGCTGGTCCCACGGGCGCGGCAGGCCGAGGGCCTCGTTCCACGCGGGGAGCTGGATGGCACGGGCGCGGGCGTTCTTCGAGAGGGAGACACCCAGCATCTCGAGCACGATGCGCTGGACGTTGTTCTCCGGCTGGGCCTCGGTCAGGCCGAGCGAGTTGACCTGGACGCCGTAGCGGAAGCGGCGCATCTTCGGGTCGGTCACGCCGTAGCGGTCACGGGTGATCTCGTCCCACATCTGGGTGAAGGCCCGCATCTTGCAGGTCTCCTCGATGAAGCGGACACCCGCGTTGACGAAGAAGGAGATGCGGCCGACGGTCTTCTCGAAGTCCTCGTCGGAGACCTGGCCCGCGGCCTTGACCGCGTCGAGCACGGCGATCGCGGTGGTCAGGGCGTAGGCGATCTCCTGCACCGGCGTCGCGCCGGCCTCCTGCAGGTGGTAGCTGCAGATGTTGATCGGGTTCCACTTGGGGATGTTGTTGACCGTGTAGGCGATCATGTCGCTGATCAGGCGCAGGGAGTGCTGCGGCGGGAACACATACGTGCCGCGCGACAGGTACTCCTTGATGATGTCGTTCTGCGTGGTGCCCGCGAGGAGCTTGGCGACCTCCGCCGGCTCCATGTCGGGGTTCTGCTCCTCCGCGGCGACCTGGTACATCGCGAGCAGCCACATGGCCGTCGCGTTGATCGTCATGGAGGTGTTCATCTCCGTCAGCGGGATGTCCTGGAAGAGACGACGCATCTCGCCCATGTGCATGACCGGGACGCCGACCTTGCCGACCTCACCACGCGACAGCGGCGAGTCCGGGTCGTAGCCCGTCTGCGTGGGCAGGTCGAAGGCAACCGAGAGACCGGTCTGACCCTTCGCGAGGTTCGTGCGGTACAGCGCGTTCGACGCGGCGGCGGTCGAGTGACCGGCGTAGGTCCGCATCACCCAGGGCTTGTCCTTCTGGCTCATAAGAGCGGAGCCTATGCGGAATCTGTGGAGGCGGTCACGTGGTCTCGCGTGTGGCACTGGCGACATCGCCATCGCCGCGCGGCTGCGGGATCCGGAACGCTCCCGGCACCCGCTCGATCTCGACGAGGCGCGCCAGCCGCGACACCGTCAGCAGCCGCCGCACCGTGTCCGGCACACCACGGAGCACGACCCGTCCCCCGCGCAGGGCCGAGAGCCGGCTCGCGGCGGCGATCACCCGCAGCGCGACCACGTCCGCCGATGTCACCGCGCCGAGGTCGAGCACCACCACCCGCCCGGGTACGTCGAGCAGCCGCTGGAGCGCCGTGCGGATCTCGGGCGTGGAGCGCGCGTCGAGTGAGCCCGAGAGCTCCAGAACCTCGTCGCCGACCTCGCCCATCTCGTACCTCGCCTCCGCCACCATGCTGCACCCGTACCCCGTCTTCCAGTAAGTAGGCTCACCGGCATGGTCAACCTCACCCGCATCTACACGCGCACCGGCGATGCCGGCACGACGCGGCTCGCCGACATGAGTGAGACGTCGAAGAACGACCTCCGGTTGCACGCCTACGCCGACGTGGACGAGGCCAATGCGTCGATCGGCGTCGCGCTGGCCCACGCGGGTACCGACGGCGACCTGGACCCGGCCATCGCGAAGATCCTCGTCCACGTCCAGAACGACCTCTTCGACGTCGGCGCCGACCTCGGTACGCCGGTCGTCGAGAACCCGCCCTACCCGCAGCTGCGGGTCGAGCAGGACTACATCGACCGGCTCGAGGCCTGGTGCGACCAGTACAACGAGGAGCTGGAGACGCTCCGCTCGTTCATCCTCAACGGCGGCACGGTCGCGGCGGCCCACCTGCACGTCGCGCGCACCGTCGTACGCCGTGCGGAGCGGAGCGCCTGGGCGGCGTACGCCGAGCACGGCGCGACCATGAACGTGCTGGCGGTCAAGTACCTGAACCGGCTGAGCGACCTGCTCTTCATCTTCGCCCGCCACGCCAACAAGGCGCAGGGCGACGTGCTCTGGGTGCCGGGCGGCGAGCGCTGAGTCAGACCCGGCGGGCCACGGACTCCGAGTAGGCACCCGCGCGGTAGCGCAGGATCGGGTCGTCGGAGAGCTCGATGCCGTCGACGACACGGGTCGGGTCGAACACCACGACCTCTCCCCCGGTCTCGCGCTCCGGGTCGAGGCCGGTGACCTCGAGCGTGCCCGCGTCGAAGGTGTGCGCGCCGACCCAGACCGACATCGGGTCGTGCGGGTCGTCGCCATCAGCCGCCACCGTCACCCGGAGCGTGAAGCGCACGGGCCCCTGGGCCAGGCGGGCCTCCAGCTCCTCGCGGAGCCGGTGCTTGCCCTGGGTCCTGGCCGGACGCTGGTCCTTGGTGGCCTGCGGCTCGAAGACGTAGCGGACCCACCGCTCGGTGCTGTCCGGCGCGATCCAGCGGTAGGCGTGGACCGGGTAGTAGGTCGCCTCGGCGTAGGAGTACGGCGGCACGACGGCCTTCGCCTTCACGTTGGCGAGCAGCGGCCTGATGGCCGACCGGTGACGCGCCATGAAGCCCGGGAGCTGGTGCGGCTTGCTGTGCTCGACCAGGGCGATGAAATCCTCGGGCGTGCGCACGGGGAACCGCGGCGCGGTCTGCCCGAGCAGGTCGGTCGCAGTGCCATCGGGCAGCCGGAAGGAGACGCCGATGCCGCGCACGTCCGGCGCGCCGTCGCCGACACCCGGGTGGCCGCCACCGTTGGAGAAGCGCACCCAGACCGGCACGGGGGCCTGCAGGTGCAGCGCCCGCCCCAGGCGGCCGGCCTCGGCCGTCGGGGTGAACGTGGCCGTGTAGAAGCGCCCCTTGGCGTGCAGCGCCCGGTGGCCGGCGTGGCGCCCGAAGACCGCGTTGATCCGGTCGATCGCCTCGGCGGGTGTGATCATCAGCGGATCTCCGCTCCCGGGGGGCCGGACTCGGCCCACGACTGGAAACCGGTGAGCGAGGGACCGCTCATCGCGAACTCGACGGGGCCACCCGGCGTCTGGCACTGGACGACGACATGGTCGGGGTAGAGCGACATCGTCTCGATCCCCGCAGGGTCGCGGCGGCCGACGTACTCCAGGGTCTTGCGGTGCCAGGACAGGCGCGGCTTCAGCGAGAGCGAGAAGATCCGGAACCACTCCAGCTCCTCGCCGGAGTACCGCCCGATGCCGAGCACCCAGCCACGGCCGGGCGTCACGGAGCGCATGCGGTAGGAGAGCTCGAAGGTGCCGCCGTCACGCGCGATCCAGCGTCGGCGCACGACGAGGGCCACGGCCAGGACGACCAGCAGCGCGAGCACGGCCACGAGGGCCTCGACACCCCACTCCCACACCGCCAATGCAGCCTCCCTGAAATGGACCCGACCCCGGTCCGGTGGCGCAAACGATAGCGCCACCCGACCGGGGTCGGACCAACTGGGTTCAGACAGCCGTCAAGAAGCCTTCTCGACGGCCCGGATGCGAGCCTCGGCCCGACGGACCGCCTCAGTCGCCGCACCGTTGTCCTCGCCGGCGGCAAGCGCCCGCTCGAGGTCGTGGCGCGCCTTCTCGAGGTCGATCTCGTGCGACATCTCGGCGTGCTCCGAGAGGATCGAGATCCGGTTGTCGGCGACGGACAGGAAGCCCGCGTCGACGGCCGCGACCCACGTCTCGTCGTTGGCGGTGCGGATGTCGACGACACCGTCCACCATGAGCGAGAGCAGCGGGGCGTGGTTCGGCAGGATGCCGACGTCGCCCTCGGTGGTGCGGGCGATGACCATGGTGGCCTCGCCCTCCCACACGACGCGGTCAGCCGCGACGAGCGAGACCGTGAGGACCTTGTCGGTAGCCATCAGAGGCTCGCCTGGATCTCGGCCCACTTGGCCTCGACGTCGTCGAGGCCACCGCACATGAAGAACGCCTGCTCGGCCACGTGGTCGTACTCGCCGTCGCAGATCTTGTTGAAGGCCTCGATGGTCTCCGCGATCGGAACCGTGGAGCCCTCGATGCCGGTGAACTGCTTGGCGACGTAGGTGTTCTGCGAGAGGAAGCGCTGGATGCGACGGGCGCGGTGCACGACCGTCTTGTCCTCCTCCGAGAGCTCGTCCACACCGAGGATCGCGATGATGTCCTGGAGCTCCTTGTTGCGCTGCAGGATCTTCTTCACGCGGATCGCGCAGTCGTAGTGCGCCTGACCGATGTACTGCGGGTCGAGGATGCG
The sequence above is a segment of the Nocardioides jiangxiensis genome. Coding sequences within it:
- a CDS encoding DUF2550 domain-containing protein translates to MWEWGVEALVAVLALLVVLAVALVVRRRWIARDGGTFELSYRMRSVTPGRGWVLGIGRYSGEELEWFRIFSLSLKPRLSWHRKTLEYVGRRDPAGIETMSLYPDHVVVQCQTPGGPVEFAMSGPSLTGFQSWAESGPPGAEIR
- a CDS encoding STAS domain-containing protein, which produces MVAEARYEMGEVGDEVLELSGSLDARSTPEIRTALQRLLDVPGRVVVLDLGAVTSADVVALRVIAAASRLSALRGGRVVLRGVPDTVRRLLTVSRLARLVEIERVPGAFRIPQPRGDGDVASATRETT
- a CDS encoding cob(I)yrinic acid a,c-diamide adenosyltransferase; translated protein: MVNLTRIYTRTGDAGTTRLADMSETSKNDLRLHAYADVDEANASIGVALAHAGTDGDLDPAIAKILVHVQNDLFDVGADLGTPVVENPPYPQLRVEQDYIDRLEAWCDQYNEELETLRSFILNGGTVAAAHLHVARTVVRRAERSAWAAYAEHGATMNVLAVKYLNRLSDLLFIFARHANKAQGDVLWVPGGER
- a CDS encoding catalase → MITPAEAIDRINAVFGRHAGHRALHAKGRFYTATFTPTAEAGRLGRALHLQAPVPVWVRFSNGGGHPGVGDGAPDVRGIGVSFRLPDGTATDLLGQTAPRFPVRTPEDFIALVEHSKPHQLPGFMARHRSAIRPLLANVKAKAVVPPYSYAEATYYPVHAYRWIAPDSTERWVRYVFEPQATKDQRPARTQGKHRLREELEARLAQGPVRFTLRVTVAADGDDPHDPMSVWVGAHTFDAGTLEVTGLDPERETGGEVVVFDPTRVVDGIELSDDPILRYRAGAYSESVARRV
- a CDS encoding F0F1 ATP synthase subunit epsilon gives rise to the protein MATDKVLTVSLVAADRVVWEGEATMVIARTTEGDVGILPNHAPLLSLMVDGVVDIRTANDETWVAAVDAGFLSVADNRISILSEHAEMSHEIDLEKARHDLERALAAGEDNGAATEAVRRAEARIRAVEKAS
- a CDS encoding protein meaA, with amino-acid sequence MSQKDKPWVMRTYAGHSTAAASNALYRTNLAKGQTGLSVAFDLPTQTGYDPDSPLSRGEVGKVGVPVMHMGEMRRLFQDIPLTEMNTSMTINATAMWLLAMYQVAAEEQNPDMEPAEVAKLLAGTTQNDIIKEYLSRGTYVFPPQHSLRLISDMIAYTVNNIPKWNPINICSYHLQEAGATPVQEIAYALTTAIAVLDAVKAAGQVSDEDFEKTVGRISFFVNAGVRFIEETCKMRAFTQMWDEITRDRYGVTDPKMRRFRYGVQVNSLGLTEAQPENNVQRIVLEMLGVSLSKNARARAIQLPAWNEALGLPRPWDQQWSLRLQQVLAFESDLLEYGDIFDGSVVIEAKVNELIEGAKAEMDRVQAMGGAIPAVESGYMKSALVSSHAARRAKIEAGEEIIVGVNKFETTEPSPLTANLDEAIMTADPKAEEAAIASLEAWKAQRDEKAVAEALANLAATAKTDENLMQATLAAARAGATTGEWAGTLREVFGEFRAPTGVSGAVGVQEAGEALTAVRNRVKETGDELGGRLRFLVGKPGLDGHSNGAEQVAVRARDAGFEVVYQGIRLTPEQIVAAAVAEDVHVVGLSILSGSHMELVPVVLEGLKAAGAGDIPVIVGGIIPESDGKKLVELGAAAVYTPKDFSLTEIMDDVVTVIRKANGLD